In Trifolium pratense cultivar HEN17-A07 linkage group LG7, ARS_RC_1.1, whole genome shotgun sequence, a genomic segment contains:
- the LOC123897089 gene encoding protein NRT1/ PTR FAMILY 2.13-like, with protein sequence MNRECSIPSLKKKLLAEETLLVESNPTTNQRKPGWKAMPYILGNNTAERLANFGIQTNFIVYLMKVYNMDHVLAANIMNTWMAISNVVPLIGAFVADSYLGKFLTIAIASFASLIGLVILMLTAWVPQLHPTPCSIQQQQSGICNDHTDFQLWVLIFGLFWLSIGTGGIRPCSIPFAVDQFDLTTSEGRHGSSRFYNLYYTTQTLVMLINQTLLVYIEDSVSWTLGYGLFTMFMVVSIIIFFAGIRVYSYVQPEGSIFYNIAQVLVAARHKKHLHLPAFEDSEGAFYDPTFQNDLDGKLPLTKEFSCLNKAAIVVEENELTNDGSSKDPWRLCSIQQIEELKCMLKIIPIWVTSIIVFIPPGQLSIFSISQALKMDRNIGNFEIHAGSVSVITLIAIGIFLPFYDSVISPLLEKITKQEQGLTTLQRIGLGHGSAILSVVVAGLVEIRRRKLTISMGDSNGVAPMSVMWLAPQFLLIAFCHIFGTVGYTEFFNKESPNSMRSISNSLLCLNISVGSNLSTFIVNIVHSYTGKQGGSDWLDSDINKGRLEYFYFIIAGLAVLNLCYFIFCARKYCYKITSLKDKK encoded by the exons atgaaTAGAGAGTGCTCAATTCCATCGCTGAAGAAAAAATTGCTAGCTGAAGAAACCCTTCTTGTTGAGTCAAATCCAACGACTAACCAAAGAAAGCCTGGATGGAAGGCTATGCCTTATATTTTAG GAAATAATACAGCTGAGAGGTTGGCAAATTTTGGAATCCAAACAAACTTTATTGTGTATTTGATGAAAGTTTATAACATGGATCATGTTCTTGCTGCAAATATTATGAATACTTGGATGGCTATCTCCAATGTTGTTCCTCTCATTGGTGCCTTTGTTGCTGATTCCTACTTGGGAAAATTTCTTACAATTGCCATTGCTTCCTTTGCTAGTCTTATA gGATTGGTGATACTAATGCTAACAGCATGGGTGCCACAACTTCATCCAACACCATGCTCAATTCAACAGCAACAATCTGGTATTTGTAATGACCACACAGATTTCCAACTATGGGTCTTAATTTTTGGTCTATTCTGGTTATCAATTGGCACTGGTGGAATTAGACCTTGCAGCATTCCCTTTGCAGTTGATCAATTTGATTTGACAACTTCTGAAGGAAGACATGGAAGTAGCAGGTTTTATAATTTGTACTACACCACACAAACACTAGTTATGTTGATAAACCAAACACTTTTGGTTTATATTGAAGATTCTGTTAGTTGGACTCTTGGTTATGGATTGTTCACTATGTTTATGGTTGTTTCGATTATCATTTTCTTTGCTGGTATAAGAGTTTATTCTTATGTTCAGCCTGAAGGAAGTATATTCTATAACATTGCTCAAGTGTTGGTAGCAGCTAGACACAAGAAACACCTTCATCTTCCTGCTTTTGAGGATTCAGAAGGAGCTTTCTATGATCCTACATTCCAGAATGATTTGGACGGAAAATTGCCTCTTACAAAAGAATTTAG ttGTTTAAACAAAGCTGCTATTGTGGTTGAGGAGAATGAATTAACCAATGATGGATCAAGCAAAGATCCATGGAGACTTTGTAGCATCCaacaaattgaagaattgaagtGCATGCTAAAAATAATACCAATATGGGTAACGAGCATCATAGTCTTCATTCCACCAGGACAACTATCAATATTTTCAATATCACAAGCCTTAAAAATGGACAGAAACATAGGAAATTTTGAAATACATGCTGGCTCAGTATCAGTAATAACATTAATAGCAATAGGTATATTTCTACCATTCTATGATAGTGTAATTTCACCTTTACTTGAGAAAATCACAAAACAAGAGCAAGGACTAACAACCCTTCAAAGGATAGGACTTGGACATGGTTCTGCAATTCTATCAGTAGTAGTTGCAGGGTTGGTTGAAATAAGAAGAAGGAAATTAACAATTTCAATGGGAGATTCTAACGGCGTTGCGCCTATGTCGGTAATGTGGCTAGCTCCTCAGTTTTTGCTTATAGcattttgtcatatttttggAACAGTTGGATACACTGAATTTTTCAACAAAGAATCACCTAATAGTATGAGAAGTATAAGCAATTCTTTGCTATGTCTCAATATTTCCGTTGGTAGTAACCTTAGCACATTCATTGTGAACATTGTGCATTCTTATACAGGGAAACAAGGTGGATCAGATTGGCTTGATAGTGATATTAATAAGGGAAGATTGGAGTATTTCTATTTCATCATTGCTGGATTGGCAGTGCTAAATTTGtgttatttcatattttgtGCTCGTAAATATTGTTACAAGATCACTTCATTAAAGGataaaaaatag